A region from the Linepithema humile isolate Giens D197 chromosome 1, Lhum_UNIL_v1.0, whole genome shotgun sequence genome encodes:
- the AP-1mu gene encoding AP-1 complex subunit mu-1 — MSTSAIYILDVKGKVLISRNYRGDIETGVIEKFMPLVMEREEEGNLTPIIQTTECTYAYIKYNNLYIVSTTKKNANISLVFVFLHKVVHVMQEYFKELEEESIRDNFVVIYELLDELLDFGYPQTTDSKILQEYITQEGHKLEIQPRIPMAVTNAVSWRSEGIKYRKNEVFLDVIESVNLLANANGNVLSSEIVGAIKMRVYLSGMPELRLGLNDKVLFESTGRGKSKSVELEDVKFHQCVRLSRFENDRTISFIPPDGEFELMSYRLNTHVKPLIWIESVIERHAHSRVEYMIKARSQFKRRSTANNVEIVIPVPNDADSPKFKTTIGSVKYSPEQSAITWIIKSFPGGKEYLMRAHFGLPSVVGEDVEGKPPIQVKFEIPYFTTSGIQVRYLKIIEKSGYQALPWVRYITQNGDYQLRTN, encoded by the coding sequence ATGTCGACGTCAgcgatatatattttggaCGTAAAGGGCAAGGTGTTGATCTCGCGGAATTACCGTGGCGACATCGAGACTGGTGTTATTGAGAAGTTTATGCCACTTGTAATGGAACGTGAGGAGGAAGGCAATCTTACTCCCATCATCCAAACTACTGAGTgtacatatgcatatataaaatataacaaccTGTACATTGTGTCCACTACGAAGAAGAACGCCAATATATCCCTGGTATTTGTATTCTTGCACAAAGTGGTGCATGTCATGCAAGAGTATTTTAAAGAACTGGAGGAAGAGAGTATACGAGACAACTTTGTCGTTATTTACGAACTCCTGGATGAATTGCTGGACTTTGGCTATCCTCAAACCACCGACAGTAAGATTCTGCAAGAATATATCACTCAAGAGGGTCACAAATTGGAGATACAACCTAGAATTCCTATGGCTGTGACTAACGCTGTCTCGTGGCGATCAGAGGGTATCAAATACCGCAAGAATGAAGTTTTCCTCGATGTAATAGAGTCGGTAAACCTCCTGGCGAATGCCAATGGAAATGTCTTGAGCTCGGAAATTGTAGGTGCCATAAAGATGAGAGTCTACTTATCGGGGATGCCGGAATTGAGGCTGGGTCTCAACGATAAGGTTCTGTTCGAGTCGACAGGTCGTGGCAAGTCGAAATCCGTGGAGCTGGAGGACGTCAAGTTTCATCAGTGCGTCAGACTCTCCCGTTTCGAAAATGACCGGACGATCTCGTTTATTCCACCGGACGGCGAGTTCGAGCTGATGTCGTACAGACTGAATACGCATGTGAAACCATTGATATGGATCGAATCTGTGATTGAGCGGCACGCTCACAGCCGAGTGGAGTACATGATAAAAGCGAGATCGCAGTTCAAGCGCCGTTCCACGGCAAACAACGTGGAGATCGTGATCCCGGTGCCGAACGACGCCGACTCGCCCAAGTTCAAGACCACAATCGGCAGCGTCAAGTATTCGCCGGAGCAGAGCGCCATCACTTGGATCATTAAGTCCTTTCCCGGCGGCAAGGAGTATCTAATGAGGGCGCACTTCGGTCTGCCGTCCGTAGTCGGCGAAGATGTCGAGGGCAAACCGCCCATACAAGTGAAGTTCGAAATACCGTACTTCACCACATCCGGTATTCAAGTACGGTATTTGAAGATAATTGAGAAGAGCGGCTACCAAGCCCTGCCATGGGTACGTTATATCACACAAAACGGGGATTACCAGTTGCGGACGAATTAG